A stretch of the Acidilobus sp. 7A genome encodes the following:
- a CDS encoding hydrogenase maturation nickel metallochaperone HypA: MVVIVKLRCPHCGYVWDYKGKKMYYATCPNCLRKVNIQKNRVE, translated from the coding sequence GTGGTAGTGATTGTAAAGCTGCGGTGCCCGCACTGCGGCTATGTCTGGGACTATAAGGGTAAGAAGATGTACTACGCCACCTGCCCCAACTGCCTGAGGAAGGTAAACATTCAAAAGAACAGGGTGGAGTGA